From a region of the Rhipicephalus microplus isolate Deutch F79 chromosome X, USDA_Rmic, whole genome shotgun sequence genome:
- the LOC119176941 gene encoding BBSome complex member BBS4 isoform X1, producing the protein MASTEGLPLAGAGGTASTKSDGARPKAGRDSEQESNSVRPRAKKAPEHPSIDRKNWLIHMHFVRREFDICKALIKEMLAETKGYCEYALYVQALILRHEGNISESLEVFQSCALLNGDVSILKQVARSLFLLGRHKAAADIYEECIKLKGKCWDILHYLGLCYAKLKDYEQVATFYSFARQRFAEAIQQSPRDETFVALGELHIANDDIKSAINVFRKAVENSPESAELNTKLGLLYMQCNMYPKAFERLGAALASNPSYGPAVLAAGSIMQTYGDYDVALTKYRAIASAPDESPALWNNVGMCFFGKKKYVAAISCLKRANYLNPMDWQILHNLGLVHLTMEQYASAYHFFNAAVHFNPRNGQLFMLLAIALRNLQDPDNAKRAYERAMTLDEDPLVCLNYAVLMHDLGDHKAATRLLGKFEERCLKQQQASGIEIDAAVTQMANNLSSSLQSTSADSKSYDEVPDSPDRNDESSQERSE; encoded by the exons ATGGCCAGCACGGAGGGGCTGCCCCTTGCAGGGGCCGGCGGCACAGCCAGCACGAAAAGCGATGGCGCCAGGCCAAAGGCAGGCAGGGACAGCGAGCAGGAGTCCAACTCAGTTCGCCCTCGGGCAAAGAAAG CTCCAGAACACCCATCCATTGACCGCAAGAACTGGCTCATTCACATGCATTTCGTTCGACGCGAGTTCGATATCTGCAAGGCGCTCATCAAGGAGATGCTTGCCGAGACGAAGGGTTACTGTGAATACGCCCTCTACGTACAAG CCCTGATACTGCGCCACGAAGGAAACATCAGCGAATCGTTGGAAGTGTTCCAGTCATGTGCCCTCCTCAACGGGGATGTTTCAATCCTGAAACAAGTAGCCAGATCCTT GTTTCTGCTGGGAAGACACAAGGCAGCTGCTGACATCTACGAGGAATGCATTAAACTGAAAGGAAAATGCTGG GACATATTACATTACCTCGGACTCTGCTATGCAAAGCTGAAGGACTACGAGCAGGTAGCGACGTTTTATTCGTTT GCGAGACAACGCTTTGCAGAAGCCATACAGCAGAGTCCTCGAGACGAGACATTCGTCGCCCTGGGAGAACTGCACATTGCCAATGACGACATCAAGTCTGCAATCAACGTCTTCCGAAAGGCTGTCGA GAACAGTCCCGAGAGCGCTGAGCTGAACACGAAGCTCGGATTATTGTACATGCAG TGCAACATGTATCCGAAGGCGTTCGAGCGTCTGGGTGCGGCGCTGGCCAGCAACCCCAGCTACGGACCCGCCGTGCTAGCGGCTGGAAGCATCATGCAGACGTACGGAGACTACGACGTGGCGCTGACGAAGTATCGCGCCATCGCCTCGGCGCCAGATGAAAGCCCCGCTCTGTGGAATAACGTCGGCATGTGTTTCTTTGGCAAGAAAAAGTACGTCGCG GCCATCAGCTGCCTGAAGAGAGCCAACTACCTGAACCCCATGGACTGGCAGATCCTGCACAACCTCGGTCTGGTGCACCTGACCATGGAGCAGTACGCCTCGGCCTACCATTTCTTCAATGCCGCCGTTCACTTCAATCCACGCAACGGACAGCTCTTCATGCTGCTCGCCA TTGCGTTGCGGAACCTTCAGGACCCGGACAACGCGAAACGAGCGTACGAGAGGGCCATGACTTTGGACGA GGACCCTCTGGTGTGCCTGAATTACGCCGTCTTGATGCATGACTTGGGCGATCATAAGGCGGCGACCAGGCTGCTCGGAAAGTTCGAAGAGCGGTGCCTCAAGCAGCAGCAGGCCTCGGGAATCGAAATTGACGCGGCG GTGACGCAGATGGCCAACAACCTGTCCAGTTCTCTGCAATCGACGAGCGCGGACAGCAAGAGCTACGACGAAGTGCCGGACTCGCCAGACAGAAACGACGAGTCCTCGCAAGAAAGAAGCGAATAA
- the LOC119176941 gene encoding BBSome complex member BBS4 isoform X2 — MASTEGLPLAGAGGTASTKSDGARPKAGRDSEQESNSVRPRAKKAPEHPSIDRKNWLIHMHFVRREFDICKALIKEMLAETKGYCEYALYVQALILRHEGNISESLEVFQSCALLNGDVSILKQVARSLFLLGRHKAAADIYEECIKLKGKCWDILHYLGLCYAKLKDYEQARQRFAEAIQQSPRDETFVALGELHIANDDIKSAINVFRKAVENSPESAELNTKLGLLYMQCNMYPKAFERLGAALASNPSYGPAVLAAGSIMQTYGDYDVALTKYRAIASAPDESPALWNNVGMCFFGKKKYVAAISCLKRANYLNPMDWQILHNLGLVHLTMEQYASAYHFFNAAVHFNPRNGQLFMLLAIALRNLQDPDNAKRAYERAMTLDEDPLVCLNYAVLMHDLGDHKAATRLLGKFEERCLKQQQASGIEIDAAVTQMANNLSSSLQSTSADSKSYDEVPDSPDRNDESSQERSE, encoded by the exons ATGGCCAGCACGGAGGGGCTGCCCCTTGCAGGGGCCGGCGGCACAGCCAGCACGAAAAGCGATGGCGCCAGGCCAAAGGCAGGCAGGGACAGCGAGCAGGAGTCCAACTCAGTTCGCCCTCGGGCAAAGAAAG CTCCAGAACACCCATCCATTGACCGCAAGAACTGGCTCATTCACATGCATTTCGTTCGACGCGAGTTCGATATCTGCAAGGCGCTCATCAAGGAGATGCTTGCCGAGACGAAGGGTTACTGTGAATACGCCCTCTACGTACAAG CCCTGATACTGCGCCACGAAGGAAACATCAGCGAATCGTTGGAAGTGTTCCAGTCATGTGCCCTCCTCAACGGGGATGTTTCAATCCTGAAACAAGTAGCCAGATCCTT GTTTCTGCTGGGAAGACACAAGGCAGCTGCTGACATCTACGAGGAATGCATTAAACTGAAAGGAAAATGCTGG GACATATTACATTACCTCGGACTCTGCTATGCAAAGCTGAAGGACTACGAGCAG GCGAGACAACGCTTTGCAGAAGCCATACAGCAGAGTCCTCGAGACGAGACATTCGTCGCCCTGGGAGAACTGCACATTGCCAATGACGACATCAAGTCTGCAATCAACGTCTTCCGAAAGGCTGTCGA GAACAGTCCCGAGAGCGCTGAGCTGAACACGAAGCTCGGATTATTGTACATGCAG TGCAACATGTATCCGAAGGCGTTCGAGCGTCTGGGTGCGGCGCTGGCCAGCAACCCCAGCTACGGACCCGCCGTGCTAGCGGCTGGAAGCATCATGCAGACGTACGGAGACTACGACGTGGCGCTGACGAAGTATCGCGCCATCGCCTCGGCGCCAGATGAAAGCCCCGCTCTGTGGAATAACGTCGGCATGTGTTTCTTTGGCAAGAAAAAGTACGTCGCG GCCATCAGCTGCCTGAAGAGAGCCAACTACCTGAACCCCATGGACTGGCAGATCCTGCACAACCTCGGTCTGGTGCACCTGACCATGGAGCAGTACGCCTCGGCCTACCATTTCTTCAATGCCGCCGTTCACTTCAATCCACGCAACGGACAGCTCTTCATGCTGCTCGCCA TTGCGTTGCGGAACCTTCAGGACCCGGACAACGCGAAACGAGCGTACGAGAGGGCCATGACTTTGGACGA GGACCCTCTGGTGTGCCTGAATTACGCCGTCTTGATGCATGACTTGGGCGATCATAAGGCGGCGACCAGGCTGCTCGGAAAGTTCGAAGAGCGGTGCCTCAAGCAGCAGCAGGCCTCGGGAATCGAAATTGACGCGGCG GTGACGCAGATGGCCAACAACCTGTCCAGTTCTCTGCAATCGACGAGCGCGGACAGCAAGAGCTACGACGAAGTGCCGGACTCGCCAGACAGAAACGACGAGTCCTCGCAAGAAAGAAGCGAATAA